The DNA segment GCCGACCACCCGCATCCCTCTCGTGGTCACGCCGCTGCGCTGTGACCCGCACGCGTTCGCCGAGGTGAAGAAGCCGTTCGAGTTCCCGGTCCACGTCGCGCTGGACGGCCGGGAGCCGCTGGTCAGCACCGTGCCGGTCGACGAGGACGACAAGAAGGCTCTCGACACGATGCTGCGGCGGATCTGCCTATGACCTCGCTCTGAAGAACGACACCGCTTCGGCCAGCGCGAGATCGGTCAGCTCGGGGTCGTGCCGCACGCCCACATCCCGCATGAACGCGTGCTCACCGCCGCGGTAGACGTGCAGCTCCACGTCGTCGAGACCCGCGCCGTACAACGCCGAGATGATCTGCAGCCGCGCGTCGGCCGGCACATGCGGATCGTGCGACCCGAACACGACCAGCAGCCGCCCCCGGATCTCCGCGGCCCGGGCCAGCGACCCGGGGTCGTCGGCGCCGAGCGAGCCGTTCTGCAGTCCGGTCGGATAGAAACAGACCGTCGCCTCCACCCGCTGATCGAAAGCGGCCCGGAACGCCAGGTGCCCACCCAGGCAGAACCCGGTCACCAGAAGCGCCCCGATCCCGTCCCGCCCGTCCATCCAGTCGAGCACGGCCTGCCGGTCGGCATCGAACTCCGCCGTCGTGGTGGCCGCGGCGGCGTCCAGCCCCGCCTTCTTACCGGCGTCGTCGAACTCCAGCGCCACCCCGGCGACCGCCCCGTGCGGATAGATCTCCGGCACCACGACGACGAACCCGGCCGCCGCGATCCGCCGTGCCGTCCGCAGCGTCGATTCGGTCAGCTGGAAGATGTCGGTGTAGAGCAGCACCCCAGGCCACGTGCCACCGCCCACCGGCGCGATCACCGCCGTCCGGATCCCTCCGGCCGTCGACGGCACCTCAACGACGTCCTCACGCAGCTTCACACCCAGATCCCCACTGTTCGCAGTCCCATCCTCTTTCAGAGCGCCGCAGCGACGCCGGTGACGGTCATCGCGAGGCCGAGCACCACGACGATCGCCGCCGACACTACTGGGAGCCGCCGCAGCAGCGGCCCCGGCCGTACATCCGTGAACCGATCCCGCGCCGTGACCAGAATCAGTCCCAGCCCGACGAGCACCGCCCCCAGCCCCGCACTGAACGCCACGATCATCGCCAGCCCGAGCGCCGTCCGATGCAGACCGACCGCGAGAATCAGCACCCCCAGCGCTTCCGGACAGGGGATCAACCCGCCGGCCGCCCCCATCGCCGCGAGTTCCCGACGGCTCCCCACGGAGACCGGCGCGGTCTTCTCCCTCTCCTCCACCATGTACGCCGACCGCCCCGCACCAGCGGTCCCGTGCCAGGACTCCCGCTCCCACGCGAAGTCCTCGTACTCCTCCTGCGCCTCCGGTTCGCGGCGACCAGCGGCATCGTCGTCCTGACCGTGACCGCTGCCAGCGCAAACCTGTCCGCTGGCAGCGTGCCCCCAGGCAGCCCTCCCCGGACGATGGAAGCCACCCACCGCGTGCGAGTGAGAAGGAGCGTGAGTGTGCGTGTGAGTGTGAGCGGCTGAGGCGTGCCGGCCGGATCCGCGCAGCCGGCGGCGCAGGATCCGCAGGCCCAGGAAGAGGACGACCACCCCGGTCACCACCTGCAGTCCAGGAACGAGGAGGCTCCGCATGACATAGTGCCCGGCGGCGAGGACGGCCGCCCCCAGGAGCAGCACCGATCCGGTGTGCGTGACCGTGACGATCCCGCCCAGTGCGACGGCCTGGCGGGGCGTGCCCCGGGAACCGACCAGATAGGCAGCTAGCATCGCCTTGCCGTGCCCCGGCGTCAGCGCGTGGAATGCTCCGAGCAGCGCACAGACGCCGATCAGAAGCACCAGCGCCATCGGCGACTCAACCGGCGCACGCAGGGCGTCAAGCATCGCCCCACCCGAACCCGCAGCAGCCGCGACACCATCGCCATCGCCGGCAGCACCCTCACCGGCGGCTCCGGCTCCGGCAGCATCGGGACCGGCGACGGCATTCCGTGCGACGGCGGATGGTGCGAGCCCTACCGCGATCGCCCGGCCCTCGTGTCCACGGCGGATCGAGCTGGCGGCGCGGCCGGCGTTCTTCGCCACCAGCACGCTCATCTGGATGCGGGTCTTCTGCTCGGTGAGATACCGGTCGGTGATCGCGAACGCGCCGGTGGACTCGGGCAGGGGTGCGCTGGCGCGGATCGTGATGACGCCGCCGCCGGCGGAGAGGAGGTCGAAGGGCGGATAGGTGGAAGCGGTCACGGCGAGCTCTGCGGGGGCGCCGTCGGTGGCGAGGGCGAGCGCTGCTTCCACCCGTGCGTCATGGGCGGAGGTCTCGGAGGCGCTCAGCCGCCGGTCGCCGTCGGTGTCGAGCGAGCGGGCGAAGCCGGGAGCGACGAGCGCGCCCGCCACGATGTCCACCTGCACGTCCAGGGTGGCCGCGGCCGGCGTGAGGTAGACCTGCTGGATGACCTCATCCAGCGAGTGGGCGGAGGCGGGGGTGGCGGGAAATGAAGCGAACACCCCAGCCGCCACCACGACGAGCTTTTTCATCAACTGAGTTCGGCCCCGTAATCGTTGTCCGGCTCGCGGTAGATCGAGTGGATGTGCGTGACGCCGCCGGCGTTCGCGCCCTGGCCCTGCTGGTGGGCGAACTCGATGACCAGCGACGGACCCTGCACCCGGTAGTAGATCGGCTCGCCCTCGGTCGTCTTGCCGGACCAGGCGAACCACGTCTTGTCCAGGTTGTCCTCGGCCGCCTCGATCTTGGATTGCGCCTGGGTCGGGGTGAGCGGGCTGAGCCATTCGGTGATCAGGGTCATGAGCAGGTCCTTCTGCTCGTCCGTGAAGGTGGATACCTGCACGCCCTCCTCGGCGAGGGTCTTGCCGTCCTGCTGCGCGCCGAGCACGATCTCGGTGATCGCGGTGTCGAGCTGCGCGGCGTCCTGCTGCGTGTCGTCGAGGGCGTCCATCACGGCGAACGCGGCGTCCGTCTCGCCCTTCAGCGGTTCCACGGTGGTGCCGGACGTCGTGTACGAAGCCGGTTGCGCCCCCCACAGCGTCGGCGCCATCGTCATCTCGTCGCCCTTGAGCGTGAGGTTCACGGCCAGGTGGTGCCCGCCGTACTGGATCGTCCAGATGTCGGTCTCGGACGGTGTGCCGAGGATCCGGATCCAGTAGTGGTCGGCACCGAAGTCGAGATCCATGCCACCGGAGGCCTTGAGGACGCCGTCGCCGGTCGTGATGCCGGTGACCTGGGCGTACCCGTCCGAGCTGAGCGCCGCCTGGAGGATCGTGAGGACGGCGGCCTGCTGGGTGGTGGACAGCGCGTCCATCCGTAGCCCGGAGCGTTTGAAGAGCTGGTCGGGCAGGTTGGACCACTGCGCCAGGTTGCCGGTGGTGCGTTCCCCCTGGACGGTCGTCTTCTGCGTGTCGTCGAGCAGGGCCAGGAACGCGTTCGTCGCGTCGAGGACGTCCTCGGTGCCGCCGGTGGAGGTGCTCGCCGCCGTGGAGGCCGCCGCGGTCGGGGTGGCGGCGGTGGTCGTCTCGTCGTCGTCACCACCGCCGCATCCGGAGGTGAGGAGTATCAGCAGCGCGGCGGTGCAGGCGAGGCGAGGCTTGAGCATCCGGGTCTCCCGTCAGGGTTTGTCCACTCCGCCCGGAAACTAGCCTGCATCAACCCTTTTAGACCCAAATTTCAGGATTTGTCATGCGCTAGCGGATCAGCGATCAACGCCGCGAACCCGCGATCCGCAGCGCCCAGCAGCGTCGCGTCGTCGGCCAGCCCGGAGACACGCAGCTTCGCCCGCTCCCGCGACACCGGCATCGCATGCTGGGCGATCCGCGCCTCCACCTCCGGCGCCGCCACCGTGTAGACCTCCCGCAGCATCCCGCCGAAGATCACCACGCCGGGGTTGAAGAGGTTGATCAGGCTGGCGACGCCGATGCCGAGCCAGTCGCCGATCCCGGCCATCGCGGCGGCCTCGCGCAGGTGACCGTTCTCGGCGTCACGGACCACGTCACGCACGGCCCGCCGGCCGAACTCCCCGCTGCGGCCGGCCGCTTCGAGGATCGCGTGCTCGCCGGTCTCCGCCTCCAGGCAGCCCGCCGATCCACACAGGCAGGGCCGGCCGCCGTTCGGGTTGACCAGCATGTGCCCGACCTCGGCGCCGTACCCGCTCTCCCCGCCGAGCAGTTTGCCGCCGACCAGGATGCCGCCGCCCACCCCGACGTCGCCGTGCAGGTAGATCAGGTCCGGGGAGCCGACGCCGGCGCCGCGGGCGTACTCGGCGAGCGCGCCCAGGTGGGCCTCGTTGCCGACGGCGACCGGCAGGCCGATGCCGAGCGCCCGTTCGAGTTCGGCGCCGAAGGCCTGGTCCACCCAGCCCATCTCCGGCCCGTACCGGACCATGCCGTCGCCGGGCCGGATCATGCCGCAGTAGGAGGCGCCGATCCCGGCCACGACCGCGTCATCCGGCGCCGCCGCCAGCAGCTCCTTGCCCATCGCCGCGAGTTCGCGCACCACCGTGTCGAGGTCGGCGCCGGCCCGCGAGCGCGCCACCTCGCGCCGGTCCAGGATGGGCCCGCCCAGCCCGACGCGCGCCGCCGTGAGCCGGTCCACCGCGACGTCGAAGGCGAGCACGAAGAACCGCCGCGACTCGGGCACCACCACGAACGACGGCCGGCCCGCTCCCGTCGTACCGATCGGTGGCTCTTCCCTGACGAGCCCGGCGGCGGCCAGTTCGGCGGTGAGTCCCAGGATGGTGCTCCGGTTGACGCCCATCCGCTCGGCGAGCGCCGCGCGCGACAGCGGCCCGCTCACGTGAACGTGGTGGAGCAGGGTTCCCAGATTCGATCGGTGTCTACGCATACCACCGCCAAACCTATGACATTCACACCTGGCTGTTTCGGTCACGGGCCACCGGGAACAAATAAGACATCCCCCGACACGACGAAGGAGATTCTTCCGATGGCAGGCAACGAGCACGAGGTCAACCGCAGCTCCCGGACCGGCCGCTTCGTCAAGGAGAGCACCGCGCACCGGCAGCCCGACACCACGACGACCGAGACGGTCGGCGGTGACCACGAGAAGGGCGACCGCGAGGTGAACCGGAGCGCCAAGACCGGCAAGTTCGTGACCGAGACCACGGCGCAGCTGCACGCGGACAGCACCGAGAAGCAGAAGCTGTAGCGATCGGGGGGCGGGCCCCGGGCCCGCCCCTGGAGCAACAATCAACACCATGGATCACAGGTATCTCGGTCGCAGCGGCCTCCTCGTCAGCGAACTCTGTCTGGGCACCATGACGTTCGGCAAGGAGGCGGACGAGCCGACGTCGCACGCGTTGCTCGACCGGTACACCGACGCCGGCGGCACCTTCGTCGACACGGCCGACGTCTACGGCGGCGGCGCCTCCGAGGAGATCATCGGCCGATGGCTCGCGGGCCGGAACCGCGACGATCTGGTGATCGCGACGAAGGGTTTCTGGGCCACCGGCGGGCAGCCGAACGACCACGGGGCCGGACGCAAGCACCTGATCAGCGCGGTCCAGGCGAGCCTGAAGCGGCTGCGGACCGACTACATCGACCTGTACCAGCTGCACTGCTTCGACGAGTCGACCCCGATCGAGGAGACGTTGTCGACCCTGGACGGTCTGATCAAGTCCGGGTACGTCCGGCACATCGGTGTCAGCAACTACACCGCCTGGCAGCTCCAGAAGTCGATCGACGTCGCGAGGCAGCACCACTGGGAGCCGTTCATCGCCGCCCAGCCGCTCTACAACCTGATCGACCGCGACATCGAGCTGGAGCTCGGCGCCGTCTGCCGCAACGAGGGTGTCGGCATCATCCCCTGGTCGCCGCTGCGCGGAGGCTGGCTCACCGGCAAGTACCGCCGCGGCATGACGCAGGCGCCGCCGGGCACCCGCTGGGAGGGCGACCAGCAGCCCTGGCTCGGCGACTGGGAGAACAGCGTCGACGAGCGCACCTGGTCGATCACCGACGCGCTGCTCGCCACCGCCACCGAAACCGGGAGGAGCCCTGCCCAGGTGGCGCTGCGCTGGCTGTCCCAGCAACCGGGGGTCACCGCCCCGATCATCGGCGCCCGCTCGGAGGAGCAGCTCGACGACAACCTCGGCGCGGCCGGCTGGACGCTCGACGAGAAGAGCATCGAGCGCCTCACCGCGGCGAGCGACCGGCCGCTCCCCTACCCGCACGCCTACCTGGCGCGATCACCGCGTCGGCGCGGCTGACCGGACTCGGGAGATCACACGAAATAGGCTGACGGGCGCTATGACTGCGCCTGACACTGATTCCGAGACCCGCCCCTGCGCCCACTGCGGACGCCCCGTCCCGCAGCGCGCCTCCGCGGGGCGCCCGTTCCGCTACTGCCGCGACAACGACGGCGAGTGCCAGCGTGCCTCGCGCAACACGCGGATGCGGCATCGCTCCTCCCCCGGCCTGGCCGGTTCGGTGGCCCGCACCTGGGAGGCCGTGGATCGCCTGGACACGCTGGTCGGCACGCTCACCGAGGCGCTGCACTCGGAGATGTCGCCGGCCGGCGTGGAACGGCAGGTCGCCGAGGTGCGCGCGGAGACGTCCCGGCAGGTGGCGGCCGCGCACGCGGAACGCGACGACGCACGCCGGGACGCCGAGCAGGCGGCGACCGCGACGGCGGCGGCGCAGCAGATCGCGGTGGCGGCGACGGCCGAGCGGGACGAGGCGCAGCAGCGGGCGGCCGAGTCGCAGCGATCGGCCGAGGAGGCCGGCAAGCGGGCTTCGGAGGCGGTCGCGGCGCGCGACGAGGCGGTCCGGGCGGCGACGGCCGCGGCGGCGTTGCGGGAGCGGGCGGAGGCCGAGCGGGACGCGGCGGCCACCGAACTGGCCGAGGTCAAGAACCGGCGCGAGGCCGCGGAGCGAGATCTCGCTGCGGCGCTCAAGGACGCGTCCGATTTCCGTCGTACGTCGGAGCAGGCCGCGATCCGCTCCGAGCAGGACCTGGCAGCGGCCCGGAAGCAGGCGGCGGACGCGGGCTCGCGGGCGTCCGAGGCCGAGGCCGAAGCGGCGAAGGCGGTCCTCGAAGCCTCCGAGGCGTCGGCCCGGGAGCAGGCGGCGACGGCCCGCGCCGAGGAGCTCTCGCGCAGGGTCCGGGACGCCGAGGCGCGCGTCGCTGCCGTGCAGTCGTCGCTGCAAGCCGCCGTCGAAGAACGGGACCGTGTCACCCGTACCAATGATGATCTGGAACGGACCGCGGAGCGTGCGTCGCGCGAACGTGCCGATCTCGAACGCCGGCTCGCGTCCGCCCGGGCCGACGCGGATGCCGCGCAGGAGCGGGTGGCGCAGCTGACGTCCCAGGTCAGCGACCTCGCGTCGGCGCTGGCGGCGCTCGGCGGACGGGGCGCGGCGGTGCCACCGCAGACACGCGATATTTCTCACCCCCAACCGGCCACAGATCACCAGGGTCTGGGCTAAACCGGACGGGTGACCGCTACCACGCCGCTACCGTCATGGCACCCGGCAGTGACCCGACGGTAGGTAAATTGCTGGTAACCGGATCGAGTGACCGACATCGCACCACCCGCACAAGTCGCAAATACCGCGAAACGGACCAAGGTCCACTGGAACGCGGGTTCGATTTGCCGGGTAAGGGCTGTGGCCGGTTACGCTCATAGCGTTAACACCGCTGATACAGGCGGTACGGACAAGAACTCGGCGGCAGCCGGATTCCGATCCGGCAATGCTTCATGCCAAGATCCGGAATCTAGCGGCCACCACTTTCGTTAAACAAACGAGAGCAGCACCACGAGCGAGGGGAAAGCCGATCATGGGCGAACGCATGCTGCGCGGCAGCCGTCTAGGCGCGGTCAGCTACGAGTCCGACCGTAACACCGAGCTGGCGCCCCGACAGACCCGTGAGTACCTGTGCGTCAAGGGTCACCAGTTCGAGGTTCCGTTCGCCGTCGACGCCGAGGTGCCCACCACCTGGGAGTGCAAGTTCGACGGCAGCGTGGCCCGTCTGGTCGACGGCAACGAGCCGGAGCAGAAGAAGGCCAAGCCGCCGCGCACCCACTGGGACATGCTGCTCGAGCGGCGTTCGATCGCCGAGCTCGAGGACATCCTCAACGAGCGCCTACAGGAAGTCCGCACCCGCCGCGGACGCTGACACGAAGTGACGAGAAGGCCGCCCCCTGGCACTCAGGGAGCGGCCTTCTCGCTGCTCACCGGTTCCAGCCGCTGAGCAAACCCCCGCACGTGCCGCGATCGACGCGTTTGCACGCGACCTCCGCGCAGCACCGCACCCCACCCGCCGCGTGCCGCCGTCCGCTGACCGGGAGTCGGGGAACACCGCCGCGCCTTGAACAGGCTGTGGCCCATGGCTGCCCAACGACCCCATCAACAGCAACACATCACAGCCATCACCCCGCAGCTGTCACTCATCGCTGGTGCGCGACCTCGATTGACGGCAATGGGCCATGGCCGGGCGAGGATTCCATGGCCATCGCAGCGGGCCAGGCGGCCGGGCGGGCCTCGGGTGTGACCGATCGCAGCGGGCACGGCGGCAAGGCGGGCCTCGGGTGTGACCGATCGCAGCGGCCCCGGCGGCAAGGCGGGCCCCGGGACGTAACCGATCGCAGCGGGCACGGCAGCCGGCCGACGATTCAGCTGACCAGCCTCCGGCCGACGATTCAGCCGACCGGAGACCGGGCGACGATTCAGCCGACCGGAGCACGCGGCTGCCGGCAAGGCGACGTCAGCGACGAATCACCGCCGCGGCTCACGGGCAGGTCGACAGCACAACGCCGCGAAAACGACGGCCACCAGCGAACAACCGGCCACCATCGCATCGAGGCCTGCCGAGGGCGACTTCACCAGCGGCTGTCATCGCCGGCAGGGGGCGCGCCTCAGCGGACGATCTCGCCTTCGATTGCCGCGGGCGGGGTGGGGCCGGGCCGCTGCTCGTCGACCACGACGACGGTGACCGGGGCGCCCGAGTGAACCTTGACCTTGCGCGGGCCGAACAGGTCGCCGGTGGCGGCGGAGCCCAGGGAGCGCTCGGCGAAGCGCTCGATGCCCCGGCGGGCCAGGGTGCGGCCGGGCGGGAGGAGCAGGAGCAGGCCGGCGACCGCGGTGATGAAGCCGGGCATCGTCAGCAGCAGGGCGCCACCGAGGCCGGCCAGGGAGTTCGCCACGCCGGCGCCGGGCGGGCGGTTCTCCTGGGCGGCCGCCTGGAAGGCACGCCAGCCCTTGATGCCCTCACGGCGCAGCAGGGCGATGCCGGCGATCGTGGAGGCGGCCAGCAGCAGGATGGCCCAGCCCGCGCCGATGGCGTGCGCGACCGCCACGAAAACGAAGAACTCGGCCAGCGCCCAGATCGGCAGTGCGAGTGGTGCGTAAGCGAGCCTGTTGCGGCGCATTACATCGACCTCCGGTGTCCCCGGGCCCGGAGAACGGGCCCGGTTCAAGCATGACACCTCACGGCCAGGTGGAGCCCTGTCGCGGCTTCCGATTGAGGACTTTACGCAAACTCTCAGCTCGCGTCTGGGCGCCCCAGATGGTGACGCGCAGCAACTGCTCCTTGAAGATGTTGCCGCTCATCTTGCTGACGCCGTTGACCCGCTCGGTGAAGGTGATCGGCACCTCGACCATGCGGAAGCCCTGCTTGTACGACCGGAACGCCATCTCGACCTGGAACGAGTACCCGGTCGACGCGATGCTGTCGACCTCGATCTTGTCGAGGACACCGATCCGGTAGGCGCGGTAGCCACCGGTCGCGTCCTTGAACGGCATGCCGAGGGCCATCCGGATGTAGATGTTGCCGCCGCGGGAGAGCAGCAGCCGGTGGATCGGCCAGTTGTGCACGCTGCCGCCCGGAATGTACCGCGTGCCGAGCACCACGTCGTGGTCGACCAGCGCGTGGAGCAGGAGGTGCAGTTCCTCGGGGGCGTGCGAGCCGTCCGCGTCCATCTCGACGACCGCGTCGTAGCCCTTGTCCTTGGCCCAGGCGAACCCGGCCTTGTACGCGGCGCCGAGACCCTCCTTGCCGGCCCGGTGCATCACGAAGACGTGGTCGTCGGCGAGCGCGAGCTCGTCGGCGATGGCGCCGGTGCCGTCCGGTGAGTTGTCGTCGGCGACCAGGATGTCGACCTCCGGCACCGCCTTGCGGACCCGTTCGGTGATCGCCCGTACGTTGTCAGCCTCGTTGTACGTCGGGATGATCACGAGGACTCGTCCCACGCCGGGGTACTCGCTCACCGTTCCTCCGTGTTCGTGTCGCCGTCGTTCGCGATGTCCGCCCGCTGCCGGCGCAGGGGCAGCGCGCCGACGAGGGCCGCGGCCATCAGGATGACGGCCGCCACCTCGGGCCAGTTGCCCGAGCGCGTCGCCAGCGTACGCGGTCCTTCCGTGGCGACATCACGCACCACCACCGCGGGAGTGTTGAAATCCGTCGAATCGTGAACGCCACCTGAACCGTCGACAAACCCGGACACACCGACAGTCGACACCATCAGTGCCTCCCGCCCGTGCTCGACCGCCCGGAGCCGGACCATCGCCAGCTGCTGCAACGCCTCTGCCTCGTTGAACGTGGCATTGTTCGTCTGGACGGCGAGCAATTGCGCCCCGCCGGTGACCGTGTCCCTGACGATTCCGTCATAGGCCACCTCGAAGCAGATGACGTCCCCCAGGGTCACCTTGCCGGTGTCGATGACGCCGGGGTGGTCACCCGGAAGCATGTTGCGGACGAGGTCCACCTTGTCGGTGACGAGGCGGGCGATCGGGCGCAGCGGCATGTACTCGGCGAACGGGACCGGGTGGCGTTTCGCGTACTGCTGGTCCAGGTCCGGGCCGGTGCCGGGCCACCAGAGGATGCCGACGTTGTAGATGTCCTCCGGGTCGTCGGTGCGCTGGATGCTGCCGACCAGGATCGGCGCTTTGATCGAGTCGGCGGCAGCGGAGATCGCGTCGGCGGCGTCGGCGTTGCGCAACGGGTCGATGTCGGACGAGTTCTCCGGCCAGACGACCAGGTCGGGCTGCTTCTGCTTCCCGGCGGCGACGTCCGCGGCGAGCTGCCGGGTCGCGTTCACGTGGTTGTCCAGCACGGCCCGGCGCTGGGCGTTGAAGTCGAGGCCGAGCCGGGGCACGTTGCCCTGCACGAGCGCGACCGTCACCGACGGCCCGGACGGCGGGGTGAGCGGGAGGAGCGCGGGTCCGGCGATCAGGGCGGCGGCGGTCAGAGCGAACCCGGCGGCGCCGGCGGCCGGCCGGGGGCGCCACCGACGCCAGGCGAGGGCCACGAGCGCCCCACCGGTGGCGGCTACCACGAAGGTGACGAGCGGTGCTCCCCCGTACGCGGCGAGCCTGAGGCCCGGGGCATCGCCCTGGCTGAAGGCCAGGCGCCCCCACGGGAAGCCGCCGAACGGCGCACGGTCGCGCAACGCCTCCTGCGCGGTCCAGAGCAGGCCGGTCAGCAGCGGCCAGGTCCAGCGCCACCGGTCGGCGATCGGGGAGAGCCAGGCGCCGGCCAGCCCGGCCAGCCCGAAGATCGCCGCCTGGGCCAGCGAGAGCATCGCCCAGGGCAGCCAGCCCGCCGAGAACGACGTCCACCACAGCAGCGGGAAGAACAGTGTCACCCCGGCGAGGAAGCCGAGACCGAAACCCGCGCGCAGGCGCCGCCGATGCACCGCCGCCGCGAACAGGCCGACCCCCACAGGAGCCGAGACCCAGATGTCGTACGGCGGAAGCGCCAGCAGCAGCGCCGCTCCCGCGGCCACTGCCAGCACCGCGGCGACCGGCAGCCGCAGCGGTCGCCGTGCGGGGTCGGGCCCGCCCGGCGACGGCGAGGGACCGGCCAGCGCCGGCGGCGGCAGAGTCATTTCCACGGATGGCAGGCTACTCGCCCCACCTGCGACGACGCAGGGGCGCAGCCCGGCTGTGGCTGCGCCCCTGAAGTACATCCGCACACGTCGTTGTTCCCGGCCGGTGGGCCCGGGGACCTCGCGATGACCTTCGGACCGACCCGCCACGAGCCGGCTGCCCGCGTCGTGCCGTTGTCTACTGGCCATCACCCAGCCCTCGAGGGAGCCACCTGGACTACGAACAAGCCCGCCCCGCCCCGCGCGCCTCACACCCCCTGGACCTGGCTGAACGCGCGACCCCAGCGAGGACTGCGGCCAGTGGGTGGAGGAACGAAACGGATCTTGACCGCTCGCCGTGAACAAAGACCTGAAGACGGTACGTCCGGACACCCGTGGCGTGTCAACCGGGTCCCGGCCCTTCCGGCGTGTCGCGTTCGTCGGCGTGTCATCTTCTGTTCGTGTAGATCACCTGGTCAGGACCACCAGTCGACGCGTGGCGCGGGTCATCGCGACATATCGATCGACGGCGCTCATCTTCTCCGGCT comes from the Actinoplanes sp. OR16 genome and includes:
- a CDS encoding dienelactone hydrolase family protein, producing MKLREDVVEVPSTAGGIRTAVIAPVGGGTWPGVLLYTDIFQLTESTLRTARRIAAAGFVVVVPEIYPHGAVAGVALEFDDAGKKAGLDAAAATTTAEFDADRQAVLDWMDGRDGIGALLVTGFCLGGHLAFRAAFDQRVEATVCFYPTGLQNGSLGADDPGSLARAAEIRGRLLVVFGSHDPHVPADARLQIISALYGAGLDDVELHVYRGGEHAFMRDVGVRHDPELTDLALAEAVSFFRARS
- a CDS encoding DUF3500 domain-containing protein, giving the protein MLKPRLACTAALLILLTSGCGGGDDDETTTAATPTAAASTAASTSTGGTEDVLDATNAFLALLDDTQKTTVQGERTTGNLAQWSNLPDQLFKRSGLRMDALSTTQQAAVLTILQAALSSDGYAQVTGITTGDGVLKASGGMDLDFGADHYWIRILGTPSETDIWTIQYGGHHLAVNLTLKGDEMTMAPTLWGAQPASYTTSGTTVEPLKGETDAAFAVMDALDDTQQDAAQLDTAITEIVLGAQQDGKTLAEEGVQVSTFTDEQKDLLMTLITEWLSPLTPTQAQSKIEAAEDNLDKTWFAWSGKTTEGEPIYYRVQGPSLVIEFAHQQGQGANAGGVTHIHSIYREPDNDYGAELS
- a CDS encoding ROK family transcriptional regulator, with product MRRHRSNLGTLLHHVHVSGPLSRAALAERMGVNRSTILGLTAELAAAGLVREEPPIGTTGAGRPSFVVVPESRRFFVLAFDVAVDRLTAARVGLGGPILDRREVARSRAGADLDTVVRELAAMGKELLAAAPDDAVVAGIGASYCGMIRPGDGMVRYGPEMGWVDQAFGAELERALGIGLPVAVGNEAHLGALAEYARGAGVGSPDLIYLHGDVGVGGGILVGGKLLGGESGYGAEVGHMLVNPNGGRPCLCGSAGCLEAETGEHAILEAAGRSGEFGRRAVRDVVRDAENGHLREAAAMAGIGDWLGIGVASLINLFNPGVVIFGGMLREVYTVAAPEVEARIAQHAMPVSRERAKLRVSGLADDATLLGAADRGFAALIADPLAHDKS
- a CDS encoding aldo/keto reductase, encoding MDHRYLGRSGLLVSELCLGTMTFGKEADEPTSHALLDRYTDAGGTFVDTADVYGGGASEEIIGRWLAGRNRDDLVIATKGFWATGGQPNDHGAGRKHLISAVQASLKRLRTDYIDLYQLHCFDESTPIEETLSTLDGLIKSGYVRHIGVSNYTAWQLQKSIDVARQHHWEPFIAAQPLYNLIDRDIELELGAVCRNEGVGIIPWSPLRGGWLTGKYRRGMTQAPPGTRWEGDQQPWLGDWENSVDERTWSITDALLATATETGRSPAQVALRWLSQQPGVTAPIIGARSEEQLDDNLGAAGWTLDEKSIERLTAASDRPLPYPHAYLARSPRRRG
- a CDS encoding serine/threonine protein kinase; amino-acid sequence: MTAPDTDSETRPCAHCGRPVPQRASAGRPFRYCRDNDGECQRASRNTRMRHRSSPGLAGSVARTWEAVDRLDTLVGTLTEALHSEMSPAGVERQVAEVRAETSRQVAAAHAERDDARRDAEQAATATAAAQQIAVAATAERDEAQQRAAESQRSAEEAGKRASEAVAARDEAVRAATAAAALRERAEAERDAAATELAEVKNRREAAERDLAAALKDASDFRRTSEQAAIRSEQDLAAARKQAADAGSRASEAEAEAAKAVLEASEASAREQAATARAEELSRRVRDAEARVAAVQSSLQAAVEERDRVTRTNDDLERTAERASRERADLERRLASARADADAAQERVAQLTSQVSDLASALAALGGRGAAVPPQTRDISHPQPATDHQGLG
- a CDS encoding RNA polymerase-binding protein RbpA, whose translation is MGERMLRGSRLGAVSYESDRNTELAPRQTREYLCVKGHQFEVPFAVDAEVPTTWECKFDGSVARLVDGNEPEQKKAKPPRTHWDMLLERRSIAELEDILNERLQEVRTRRGR
- a CDS encoding FxsA family protein — encoded protein: MRRNRLAYAPLALPIWALAEFFVFVAVAHAIGAGWAILLLAASTIAGIALLRREGIKGWRAFQAAAQENRPPGAGVANSLAGLGGALLLTMPGFITAVAGLLLLLPPGRTLARRGIERFAERSLGSAATGDLFGPRKVKVHSGAPVTVVVVDEQRPGPTPPAAIEGEIVR
- a CDS encoding polyprenol monophosphomannose synthase; the protein is MSEYPGVGRVLVIIPTYNEADNVRAITERVRKAVPEVDILVADDNSPDGTGAIADELALADDHVFVMHRAGKEGLGAAYKAGFAWAKDKGYDAVVEMDADGSHAPEELHLLLHALVDHDVVLGTRYIPGGSVHNWPIHRLLLSRGGNIYIRMALGMPFKDATGGYRAYRIGVLDKIEVDSIASTGYSFQVEMAFRSYKQGFRMVEVPITFTERVNGVSKMSGNIFKEQLLRVTIWGAQTRAESLRKVLNRKPRQGSTWP
- the lnt gene encoding apolipoprotein N-acyltransferase, producing the protein MTLPPPALAGPSPSPGGPDPARRPLRLPVAAVLAVAAGAALLLALPPYDIWVSAPVGVGLFAAAVHRRRLRAGFGLGFLAGVTLFFPLLWWTSFSAGWLPWAMLSLAQAAIFGLAGLAGAWLSPIADRWRWTWPLLTGLLWTAQEALRDRAPFGGFPWGRLAFSQGDAPGLRLAAYGGAPLVTFVVAATGGALVALAWRRWRPRPAAGAAGFALTAAALIAGPALLPLTPPSGPSVTVALVQGNVPRLGLDFNAQRRAVLDNHVNATRQLAADVAAGKQKQPDLVVWPENSSDIDPLRNADAADAISAAADSIKAPILVGSIQRTDDPEDIYNVGILWWPGTGPDLDQQYAKRHPVPFAEYMPLRPIARLVTDKVDLVRNMLPGDHPGVIDTGKVTLGDVICFEVAYDGIVRDTVTGGAQLLAVQTNNATFNEAEALQQLAMVRLRAVEHGREALMVSTVGVSGFVDGSGGVHDSTDFNTPAVVVRDVATEGPRTLATRSGNWPEVAAVILMAAALVGALPLRRQRADIANDGDTNTEER